DNA sequence from the Oscillatoria sp. FACHB-1406 genome:
TATAAACGAGGTGGCGGTTGACCCAAGTTTGCGCCGCTTGAGGGACTTGTTTGTAATCGAGTTCTCGCGCGGCGACGATGACTTGTTGTTTGATGTTCTGCCCGCCCGCTGCTAAAGGCATGGTATAGCGGTCTACGTCAGCAGAAGGAAAGCGATAGTACAGGCGGATTTGTTGGAGTTGGCGAATTGTAGTTAAAATCGGGCGAGTATCCCAGAGGCGAATATTTTCAACGGTTTCTCGATTGTTTGCGAGTTTAGCTAAGTTGAGGTCGGCTTGGGGATTAAAAGTTTCGACTTCGACATTTTTTTCGTCAATGGCGAAGGCAGCGCGTGTGGCTTGGATGCTATGTTGGAGGTACTGCGTTTCCCGAGCCAGTTCGTTAGGCTGAACGATGAAACGTTGAACGAGACCGGGTAAGAGGAAACTGCCAAGGACGATGGAAAGGACGTAGAGGGCGGCAATTCCGCGCAGTTGCGGTTTGGGAAAGACTTTTTCTGGGTGCGTACCGATCGCTTTTAAGAATAGCCAAATTGCGATCGCGCTGGCAAGCAACAACAGAATCAGTTCAACGCGGCGTTCGAGATGATATTCGGTATAGCCGATACCAAAAACTTCGCCCTTACTTGAATACATCAGTTCGTAACGTGCCAGCCAATGATGCAATGCTTGCACTGCCATTGCTAAACTTCCGAGTCCGGAGAGATGGCGCAATTGCCGGGGTGAAAAGCCAATAAAATTTCCTTCCGAGAGGCTATGCCCCGACACGACATAGGTTAAAAGGCAGGAGGTAAAACCCCATAAACTCAATCCCCCTAACCAGAAATAAATTAATTGTAACACCGGGATTTGATATAAATAAAACCCGATATCGCGTCCGTAAATTGGGTCGGTTTGATTGAAGGCAACTTCATTAAAAAACAGTAAAATCCGCGTCCAATTTCCGGAAAGGACGAAGCCAAAAATCGCGCTCATTGCGATCGCAAATACACGCAAGCACCAGCGCGGACTGGCAAGGAGCAGTAAAATGGTTCCGGCAATACTAACGAGCGACCAAGAGGTTAACAATCCATTTTTATAGGCTTTGTCGGGAATTTGAGTGAGGATGGCATTGAGATTAAAAGGCGACGGTAGTGTCGGCGTAATGCTGGGTAGGTCGAATTTGGGTTCCCAAACTTGTAGCGCGACTTGGCTGTAGTGAACCAACATTAAACCGATAAAGATGCAAAGGAGGAGAACGAAGGGGAGAAGGAACTTCAACCCCATTGGAAACTGAAGATTTTTGGGGCGAACGCTGCGATAATTGCCGGTTGGGATAGGAGATGCTTTGGGGGAGGATCTAGGGACTAGATCTTGCCATTTAAAATCGTTAGCCAGTTGTAGATTGCCTTCTAAAAAGATAGCCGAGAGGGTCGCCGCGATCGCAAATAACCCGACTTGCGCTTTAAACCGCGTTAGGAAGGTTTCTAGATATCCTAATTTGTGAAACCAGAGGATATCGACGGTTAAATTTGCTACTAACTCGAACGCCAGCCCCAGCCCGACGACAAGGGCAACAACGAGTAGCCCTCGCGCCCGATAAGAACGGAGAGGGCGAGGGTTGGGGGGAATGGTGGAGGGACTGCGTTCGCCGATCGCTGGCATTTAAACAAGAGGGAGAGATAGGACTAAATTAACAATACGCACATCTATATCTTCAATTTTGACAGACTTCTGGGCTTTAGACTAACAAGAAAATAACTCAATAGACTTGTGATTTTGTGACTCGCTTGCAAAAGTGACTCGATACCGCCGGTAAGAGCCAAGGTTTGAGACCCTATAATAAAGTCAAACCCGAGTCAAACAGATGTGGTTTGCGAAATATTGCCGAACGGAGACCTATGGAAACTAGCGCTTTAATTGAATCCTCCCCAACTTATACTCGTGAAGAGTACCTCGAATTTGAGGTGAATTCCGAACAACGTCATGAATATATTCGGGGAGAGGTCATTGCAATGACAGGTGGAACGCCAAATCACAATCAGATCGTTCTCAATCTTGGGGGTGAATTAAACTATGGACTGAGGCAACATCCTTATCGTGTCTTCGTAACCGACCAAAGACTGTGGATTGCCGAAAAACAAATTTATACCTACCCCGATATTGTTATTAGCGCGGAAGAATTAGAACTTCAAGAAGGGCGTAAAGATACCCTCGCAAATGCGATCGCGATCGCGGAAGTTTTATCTGCTTCCACTCGCCATTACGATAAAGATGCTAAATTTGCTGCCTATCGCACCCTTCCGAGCTTTCAGGAATATTTATTAATCGACCAATATGTTATGCACGTCGAGCAATATTTCAAAACGGATGCCAAGCATTGGACATTTACGGAGTATGACAATGCCGAAGATATCGTAACTTTCAAATCTGTTTCTTTTCAAATTTCTTTAGCCGACTTATACAACCGCGTAGAGCTAGATTCAACTAAATAATAAGCATTAACAATCTATTATTTAGATATTTAGGAGATTGATGTGATATACAGTCGTAGGGTGGGCATTGCCGCAATCTCTTTAAGTTCAGAGAATAATTTTAAATCCGCAATGCCCACCAGCAGGCTTTTGGCGAGCAAGGCAAGGCAAGTTAATTCAACCAATTAGAAATAACAATAACTGCCTTGCCCACCCTACAATTTACTCCAATATTGACTTAATGGTTTCTCTTACGTTCCAAGACGGCTGGTTTCATCATATCCTGGGAAAAGCAGTTCGGGGTCACGAGTTTATTTTTATTCCGGTACTCGGAGATTTGGGCGATCGCGAAATTGTTCCCTATTACCGGGATACAGAAGAAGATGTTTGCCTCCCGATCTCGGCGTTGATTGAGGGAAAGTTACCGAGACTGCTCGGAGAATTCCCCTATTGGAATGAAAAACCCGTTTATCTCATTGATGCAATCTGGGTGAGAGCGAGAATTCCGGCTATTTTTGGCAAGAATCTCGTGTTTAGTCGCTTCGCTCCCGATTATAAATACAGGATAATCGAACAAATGTTTGTTGCTTGCGAGCGAAGAATGCAGGAAGAGTGGATTGCTTACCCGTTTATCTGCGAAGATTGCGAACTTTCTACGCAATTGCGCTTTAATTCCAATGAAGCTGTAAAAGATGCTTACGAGCGGATTGCACGAGATTTCTGTCAGCTTTTGCTGAAGGATGCAGAGCGAATTTACAGCTTTTGCGATGGCTATCTTTACGATGACGAATTATTTGGCGAGAAGTGGGAGCGAGTTACTTTGAAAGGTAAGAACTTCGAGATCGAAAGTGTCGAGGCGGAATTTTGGTAACGGAGAGCCGTAAAATAGTTTCGACTCTCCGATTTAATGACATTTTTCTCTGTTTCGATAGACCTTTTTCCACTAACAAATCTCTAAACTCGATCGCAAGATCGCTGCCTCGATAACTGTTCCATCGCCGCTACGAATTTGAGAAAATGTTCCGACCACCCGGCAACTTCAGCCGTCCAAACGCCTTGATAATTAATCCCGTGTTGGTGGGCGCTGACATCAATGATGTAATTCGTCTTACCAAATGGTTCGGGCAGTTTAGACTTATTGAGATCGCAGTCCTGGGAATCTGAGAAAACGATAATGCGATCGGGTGTTTTACGTTCTTGTTGGCGAATGTATTCGAGACATTGACGGGTGAAAATACCGCCGCCCCCCAAATTATTCTTACTGTCTACAATCGCTTGGCTTAGCGCAAAACCGCGATAAGCTGGTAATAATTTCGTGTCATGAATGCGCTTTGCATCGCTGCCTGCTGTCGCATACACGCGCATGGTTTCGCATTGTTCTGCTGCTAGCATCGCCATCGCCGCTGCTACATCCATACGCGAAAATTCCGATTTTCTGCTAATCGTTGCGCCCATCGATCCCGAAACATCAACGACAAAAATAGTTGTGCCGGGAAGCTTTTCGAGATGGGCAAAGCAACGAAACATCATTGATTCAATTTCTCG
Encoded proteins:
- a CDS encoding UPF0182 family protein is translated as MPAIGERSPSTIPPNPRPLRSYRARGLLVVALVVGLGLAFELVANLTVDILWFHKLGYLETFLTRFKAQVGLFAIAATLSAIFLEGNLQLANDFKWQDLVPRSSPKASPIPTGNYRSVRPKNLQFPMGLKFLLPFVLLLCIFIGLMLVHYSQVALQVWEPKFDLPSITPTLPSPFNLNAILTQIPDKAYKNGLLTSWSLVSIAGTILLLLASPRWCLRVFAIAMSAIFGFVLSGNWTRILLFFNEVAFNQTDPIYGRDIGFYLYQIPVLQLIYFWLGGLSLWGFTSCLLTYVVSGHSLSEGNFIGFSPRQLRHLSGLGSLAMAVQALHHWLARYELMYSSKGEVFGIGYTEYHLERRVELILLLLASAIAIWLFLKAIGTHPEKVFPKPQLRGIAALYVLSIVLGSFLLPGLVQRFIVQPNELARETQYLQHSIQATRAAFAIDEKNVEVETFNPQADLNLAKLANNRETVENIRLWDTRPILTTIRQLQQIRLYYRFPSADVDRYTMPLAAGGQNIKQQVIVAARELDYKQVPQAAQTWVNRHLVYTHGYGFTVSPVNKVGEGGLPDYFVQDIGTAEQGGLLRTANAAVRQTIPIENPRIYYGELTNNYIMTPSRVPELDFPSGNENAYTTYKGAGGVLLGSFWRKLIFAEHLKDWQMLFTQNFRPDTRVLLRRDINHRLRAIAPFLRYDLDPYLVSVNIDKPNPENPAQKNYLYWIIDAYTTSDHYPYSDPGKYPFNYTRNAVKVVLDAYNGHVDFYVAQPDEPLIQSWQRAFPQMFKPLEAMPASLKAHLRYPTDLLEVQSERLLAYHMIDPTVFYNREDQWQIPLEIYGAKQQPVRPYHLIMNLPTTSRATDEEFILLQPFTPVARPNLIAWLAARSDGENYGKLLLYQFPKQKLVYGIEQIQALMNQDPVISQLISLWDREGSKAIQGNLLAIPIENSLLYVEPLYLEADENGLPTLVRVIVAYDNRIAIAETLQQAFEKLFTPESSQPNQPGNGAIIRPLEQSDR
- a CDS encoding Uma2 family endonuclease: METSALIESSPTYTREEYLEFEVNSEQRHEYIRGEVIAMTGGTPNHNQIVLNLGGELNYGLRQHPYRVFVTDQRLWIAEKQIYTYPDIVISAEELELQEGRKDTLANAIAIAEVLSASTRHYDKDAKFAAYRTLPSFQEYLLIDQYVMHVEQYFKTDAKHWTFTEYDNAEDIVTFKSVSFQISLADLYNRVELDSTK